In Zalophus californianus isolate mZalCal1 chromosome 4, mZalCal1.pri.v2, whole genome shotgun sequence, the following proteins share a genomic window:
- the LOC113935805 gene encoding uncharacterized protein LOC113935805, whose protein sequence is MTHKCLSQDEAAEGNLGGARNRGAPARRARQAKFPSLPGARSWLFPVNRPAPAALALCAGWEAILEAGQESPATDGRTAAAALEVRVHREDRRSLHGAARSHARWPGG, encoded by the coding sequence ATGACTCATAAGTGCCTGTCCCAGGATGAGGCCGCCGAAGGAAATCTTGGAGGAGCGCGGAACCGCGGCGCTCCCGCCCGGAGGGCGAGGCAGGCCAAGTTTCCTTCCCTCCCGGGCGCACGGTCGTGGCTCTTCCCGGTGAATCGTCCAGCGCCCGCCGCACTCGCGCTATGCGCGGGGTGGGAGGCCATCCTGGAAGCAGGTCAGGAGTCTCCCGCGACGGACGGACGCACCGCCGCGGCCGCTCTGGAAGTCCGAGTCCACCGGGAGGACCGGCGCTCACTGCACGGAGCAGCCCGGAGCCACGCGAGGTGGCCCGGAGGATGA
- the LOC113935800 gene encoding uncharacterized protein LOC113935800, whose amino-acid sequence MVNVTKIKFQYFKPLERGTTEHTGGEQQKAGTGEHWRTGHPREEPRRRGRPGGTGRRGRGEEGRGGAWRDVPLPHGRQRRPDSRAGRLRARRPADLSPEAPGSAIAGQRQAAGLRRSAASSTATGTPRADSGFPGNVLQPREHAGKAPARQ is encoded by the coding sequence ATGGTCAACGTGACCAAAATAAAGTTTCAGTATTTTAAGCCGCTAGAAAGGGGGACAACGGAGCACACCGGAGGCGAGCAGCAGAAGGCGGGCACCGGCGAGCACTGGCGAACCGGGCACCCGCGCGAGGAGCCGCGGCGGCGCGGGCGCCCGGGGGGGACGGGGCGCCGGGgccggggggaggagggaaggggcggggcctggagggACGTACCCCTCCCCCACGGCCGGCAGCGCCGCCCGGACTCCCGGGCCGGCCGGCTCCGAGCGCGGCGCCCGGCCGACCTCAGCCCGGAAGCCCCGGGCTCCGCTATCGCCGGGCAGCGGCAGGCCGCGGGACTCCGGAGATCCGCCGCGTCCTCCACTGCCACCGGGACCCCACGCGCCGACAGCGGCTTCCCCGGGAACGTCCTTCAGCCCCGGGAGCACGCGGGAAAAGCCCCAGCGCGCCAATGA